One genomic window of Arachis stenosperma cultivar V10309 chromosome 10, arast.V10309.gnm1.PFL2, whole genome shotgun sequence includes the following:
- the LOC130954827 gene encoding uncharacterized protein LOC130954827 isoform X2, producing the protein MLSSMRLQLRLQPSNEGVVVPHSKSAFATNIHKRVSLSCRKRATLPLSCSLAAQPHSHAPQQPLYTSTVVSSSPQLPQLRLSQRHITLLNVVACVTAICATWLFCSAIPTLLAFKRAAESLEKLMDTTREELPGTMAAIRLSGMEISDLTTELSDLGQEITQGVRSSTRAVRSAEQRLRRLATMSPPPSSGNGESQSRG; encoded by the exons ATGCTAAGTTCCATGCGACTGCAATTGCGATTACAACCTTCAAACGAAGGCGTTGTAGTTCCCCACTCTAAGAGCGCATTCGCCACCAACATTCACAAGCGTGTTAGCCTCTCGTGCAGAAAACGCGCCACACTACCACTCTCTTGCTCTTTGGCCGCACAACCACACTCTCACGCGCCACAACAACCGCTCTACACTTCCACCGTTGTGTCTTCCTCGCCGCAGCTTCCACAGCTTCGCCTCTCACAGCGCCACATCACTCTTCTCAACGTCGTCGCTTGCGTG ACAGCGATATGTGCCACGTGGCTATTTTGCTCCGCAATTCCTACACTTCTG GCTTTCAAGAGAGCAGCAGAATCACTGGAGAAGTTGATGGATACCACAAGAGAGGAGCTTCCTGGTACCATGGCTGCAATCCGTCTATCCGGCATGGAAATCAGTGACCTCACCACGGAGCTCAGTGATCTTGG GCAAGAGATTACTCAAGGTGTTAGAAGCTCCACACGCGCTGTTCGCTCGGCAGAGCAGAGGCTTCGCCGCTTGGCAACCATGTCTCCTCCTCCCTCTTCAG GCAATGGTGAGTCCCAAAGCAGAGGCTGA
- the LOC130954827 gene encoding uncharacterized protein LOC130954827 isoform X1 produces MLSSMRLQLRLQPSNEGVVVPHSKSAFATNIHKRVSLSCRKRATLPLSCSLAAQPHSHAPQQPLYTSTVVSSSPQLPQLRLSQRHITLLNVVACVTAICATWLFCSAIPTLLAFKRAAESLEKLMDTTREELPGTMAAIRLSGMEISDLTTELSDLGQEITQGVRSSTRAVRSAEQRLRRLATMSPPPSSVSLQAMVSPKAEADSGGPGVARAARNMREGVVKGRAIMKMFFTLARFSKFALSYIGGRR; encoded by the exons ATGCTAAGTTCCATGCGACTGCAATTGCGATTACAACCTTCAAACGAAGGCGTTGTAGTTCCCCACTCTAAGAGCGCATTCGCCACCAACATTCACAAGCGTGTTAGCCTCTCGTGCAGAAAACGCGCCACACTACCACTCTCTTGCTCTTTGGCCGCACAACCACACTCTCACGCGCCACAACAACCGCTCTACACTTCCACCGTTGTGTCTTCCTCGCCGCAGCTTCCACAGCTTCGCCTCTCACAGCGCCACATCACTCTTCTCAACGTCGTCGCTTGCGTG ACAGCGATATGTGCCACGTGGCTATTTTGCTCCGCAATTCCTACACTTCTG GCTTTCAAGAGAGCAGCAGAATCACTGGAGAAGTTGATGGATACCACAAGAGAGGAGCTTCCTGGTACCATGGCTGCAATCCGTCTATCCGGCATGGAAATCAGTGACCTCACCACGGAGCTCAGTGATCTTGG GCAAGAGATTACTCAAGGTGTTAGAAGCTCCACACGCGCTGTTCGCTCGGCAGAGCAGAGGCTTCGCCGCTTGGCAACCATGTCTCCTCCTCCCTCTTCAG TTTCCTTGCAGGCAATGGTGAGTCCCAAAGCAGAGGCTGACTCAGGTGGACCTGGGGTGGCCAGAGCAGCAAGAAACATGAGAGAGGGCGTTGTCAAGGGTCGTGCTATCATGAAAATGTTCTTCACACTTGCAAGATTCTCAAAGTTTGCTCTTAGCTATATAGGTGGACGTAGATAA